Part of the Sinorhizobium sp. BG8 genome, TCGGGATCGCGACGGTCGCGCCATCCTCAAGCTTGTCGATCGAGTCGATCTTTGTCGAATAGGCAACGAAGGGCTCGATATGGACGGGAACGATCGGAACAAGATCCGTGCCGCGCTGCTTGTTGTAGTCGTTGAGGAACGGCCTGTACTGGTAGTAATTGGCGTCGAGTTCGCCGGAAACGAGCTGGGCGTTCGGCTGGATGTAGTCCGTGAACACCCGAACATCGAGGTCGAGCCCGTCCTTGGCCAGGATCGGCTTCACGAATTCGAGGATCTCGGCATGCGGGATTGCGGTGGCGCCAACGACCAGCGTCTCGTCGGCCTTGGCGGATCCGATGGCTGCAAGAGCCAGGCCGGCCGCGATGGTGAGTGTTCTAAGGATGCGCATTTGGGTCCTCCGACTGCTGTTCATTTGCGGGAAAAGTGGATGACGAGGCGGTTGCCGCCCGCCTGGATGAGTTGAACGAACACGATGAGGATCGCGACGCAGACCAGCATGATCTCCGTCTGGAACCGGTGGTATCCGTAGCGGATGGCGAGATCGCCGAGGCCGCCGCCGCCGATGGCGCCGGACATGGCCGTGTAGTCCACGAGCACGATCGCGGTGACGGTCACGCCGGCAAGCAGGCTGGGCAGAGCTTCCGGCAGGACGGCGCGCAGGATCGTCTGCGAGGTCGAGGCGCCCATGGCGAGGCTCGCCTCTATGATGCCCCTGTCGACCTCGCGCAGCGCCGTCTCGACAAGCCGCGCAAAGAAGGGCGACGTACCGACGACGAGCGGAAAGATCACGCCCCGGATGCCGAGTGATGTTCCCGTGACGATGACCGTCACCGGCATCAGAACGATCAGCAGGACGATGAACGGTACCGACCGGATTATGTTCAGCACGAAGGAAAGGCTGCCATAGGCGACCGGTGCCTGAAAAAGCTGCTGGCGTCCGGTGAGGTAAAGCAGGATGCCGAGCGGGAGGCCGACCAGGACGGTCAGAGCCAGGGCTCCCCCGACCATGGCCAGTGTCTGGCCGAGCGCCGCACCGATGTCGCCCCAATAGAGATTGTCAAACGACATGGAGCGACCTTTCCGAAAGCTGCTTAGAAGCGGCAGCGAGTTCATCCGCAGGCACACCGCCCTGAAGCTCGACATCGACGCCGCTTGCGCGCAGGCCGGCGATCGCTCCCGCAACATCGCGTCCGCTCAGGGAGACGATGAACTGGGCATAGGGCATGTCCCGGATGTGCCCCACGCGACCGGCGAGAATGCTGTAGTCAACCAGGTTTTCCCGGGCGATCCGCCCGAGGATCGGCTTGTGCGCCGTCGCCCCCGTGAAGGTCAGCCGCGCGGTCCGGCCGGCGAGATCAATCGCTGTCGCACTATCCGGCAAGCCGCCATCGGGTTCGGCCTCGCGAACGAGCCTCAGCGTGGCCGGATGACGCGGGTGGAGAAAGACGTCGGCGACCGTGCCCTGTTCGACGACATTGCCGCCATCGAGCACCGCGATGCGGTCGCAGGTACGCCGGATCACGTCCATCTCGTGGGTGATCAGGACAATCGTCACGCCGAGCTCGCGGTTGATCTCTCGAAGCAAATCGAGCACGGCGCCCGTCGTCTGCGGGTCGAGAGCACTCGTTGCCTCGTCGCAAAGGAGAACCTTCGGCTCGCAGGCAAGCGCCCGGGCGATGCCGACGCGCTGCTTCTGGCCGCCGGAAAGCTGGCGCGGATACTTCTGGGCATGTTCGGTGAGGCCGACGCGCGCGAGCAGCGCTGCCACGCGCTCAGCAATTTCGAG contains:
- a CDS encoding methionine ABC transporter permease, with protein sequence MSFDNLYWGDIGAALGQTLAMVGGALALTVLVGLPLGILLYLTGRQQLFQAPVAYGSLSFVLNIIRSVPFIVLLIVLMPVTVIVTGTSLGIRGVIFPLVVGTSPFFARLVETALREVDRGIIEASLAMGASTSQTILRAVLPEALPSLLAGVTVTAIVLVDYTAMSGAIGGGGLGDLAIRYGYHRFQTEIMLVCVAILIVFVQLIQAGGNRLVIHFSRK
- a CDS encoding ATP-binding cassette domain-containing protein; its protein translation is MIRLEGITKSFAGKDGPVVALDRIDLSVAKGEIFGIIGSSGAGKSTLVRLINLLERPTGGDVFVGGERVTDAKGERLQNLRRSIGMVFQHFNLLSARTVAGNVAYPLELTGQFGKLEIAERVAALLARVGLTEHAQKYPRQLSGGQKQRVGIARALACEPKVLLCDEATSALDPQTTGAVLDLLREINRELGVTIVLITHEMDVIRRTCDRIAVLDGGNVVEQGTVADVFLHPRHPATLRLVREAEPDGGLPDSATAIDLAGRTARLTFTGATAHKPILGRIARENLVDYSILAGRVGHIRDMPYAQFIVSLSGRDVAGAIAGLRASGVDVELQGGVPADELAAASKQLSERSLHVV